Proteins found in one Nitratiruptor sp. SB155-2 genomic segment:
- a CDS encoding NAD(P)/FAD-dependent oxidoreductase → MALTRRDLLKLGGIAAAGAALSGCTASSGSAKPSAAKAGLCMAPIPKAKGPRVVVVGGGWSGLSIAKYVKKYAPEADVVLIERRASFMSCPVSNLWLVGLVDLEFLTHDYLQAARNNNYTFLNAMVHDVDRDSKLVFTNEGAVKYDYLVLAPGIDYDYSRWTNGDVEFENRLRTEYPAGFVPGSEHLTLRNKVQDFEGGNFVLTVPGGNYRCLPAPYERACLIAWYMKKEEIPGKVILLDENPDITIKKDGFHSAFEKLYKDYIEYLPGSTITNIDLDKKRVETELGEEIDFADAALYPRVRGGKILEIAGVAKDSVFNKAEADIDPFTYQTKADPDVYCTGDVRPMGFSKSGNTANTEGHIVASMIAARIKGKEPKWKSPLTVCYSAVSGDPVRAISVNAEYKYNEAKKAFGFHNAATNEKWDGKVGVMNGKGLFEWAKGMYRDMFM, encoded by the coding sequence ATGGCTCTTACTAGAAGAGATTTGCTTAAGCTTGGAGGAATTGCTGCAGCTGGAGCAGCTTTGAGTGGATGCACGGCATCCAGTGGCAGTGCAAAACCAAGTGCTGCAAAGGCTGGTTTATGCATGGCGCCGATTCCAAAAGCAAAGGGGCCGAGAGTTGTCGTTGTCGGTGGTGGATGGTCTGGACTTTCCATTGCCAAGTATGTGAAAAAGTATGCGCCTGAAGCAGATGTGGTGCTTATTGAAAGACGTGCATCATTTATGAGCTGTCCTGTCAGTAACTTGTGGCTAGTTGGTTTAGTAGATTTGGAGTTTTTGACTCACGACTATTTACAAGCAGCTCGCAATAATAACTATACATTTTTAAATGCTATGGTTCATGATGTCGACAGAGACAGTAAGCTAGTTTTTACCAACGAAGGGGCTGTAAAGTATGACTACTTGGTACTTGCTCCTGGGATCGATTATGACTATTCACGATGGACAAATGGTGATGTGGAGTTTGAAAATAGACTAAGAACCGAATATCCTGCAGGATTTGTTCCAGGAAGCGAACATTTGACTCTACGAAACAAAGTGCAAGATTTTGAAGGCGGTAATTTTGTGTTAACTGTTCCAGGCGGTAATTACAGATGTTTGCCCGCTCCTTATGAGAGAGCCTGTTTGATTGCCTGGTATATGAAAAAAGAGGAGATTCCTGGAAAAGTGATTTTACTTGATGAAAACCCGGATATTACCATCAAAAAAGATGGGTTTCACTCTGCATTTGAAAAGCTCTATAAAGATTATATTGAGTATCTACCAGGTTCCACCATTACAAATATCGATCTTGACAAAAAAAGAGTTGAAACAGAACTTGGTGAGGAGATCGATTTTGCAGATGCTGCGCTCTATCCAAGAGTACGAGGAGGAAAAATACTGGAAATTGCCGGTGTAGCAAAAGATAGTGTTTTTAACAAGGCAGAGGCCGATATCGATCCTTTTACCTACCAAACAAAAGCCGATCCGGATGTGTACTGTACAGGAGATGTGAGACCGATGGGGTTTAGCAAATCTGGAAATACGGCAAATACAGAGGGGCATATTGTTGCAAGTATGATTGCAGCGCGCATCAAAGGGAAAGAGCCGAAATGGAAATCTCCTTTGACGGTTTGTTACTCTGCTGTATCTGGTGATCCTGTGCGAGCGATTTCTGTAAATGCAGAGTACAAATATAATGAAGCGAAAAAAGCTTTTGGATTCCATAATGCTGCTACAAACGAGAAATGGGATGGAAAAGTCGGAGTGATGAACGGTAAAGGGCTTTTTGAGTGGGCTAAAGGGATGTATCGAGATATGTTTATGTAG
- a CDS encoding Rieske 2Fe-2S domain-containing protein, with the protein MDRRGFFKVVGGSALMVAASPSLIKGYLRADTGELYKAYEKVQLVDTEGNPVVYSALKKEVPYIFQYPYASTPNFLLRTDTKTLPEVQLKAEDGSEYVWRGGVGKEKDLVAYSAICPHQLTHPTPNDSFITYVPKGKKTMAYKEGGIIVCSSHLSAYDPKAGAKVLAGPAPQPLASIVLEVDDQGHIWAVGVLGADKFHDYFRSFKPELKEFYRNIRKAKKIVKVSAKTVPLKEYTKEIIQY; encoded by the coding sequence ATGGATAGAAGAGGTTTTTTTAAAGTTGTCGGAGGCAGCGCTTTGATGGTAGCTGCCTCCCCTTCGCTTATTAAAGGATATTTGAGAGCTGATACAGGAGAGCTGTATAAGGCATATGAAAAAGTGCAGCTTGTAGATACGGAGGGAAATCCGGTTGTATATAGTGCTCTCAAAAAAGAGGTGCCCTATATTTTCCAATATCCGTATGCATCTACGCCAAACTTTTTACTACGAACTGATACGAAAACTTTGCCTGAGGTACAACTCAAAGCGGAAGATGGCTCAGAATATGTATGGAGAGGAGGTGTGGGCAAAGAGAAGGACCTGGTTGCATACAGCGCAATATGTCCTCATCAGCTAACCCACCCTACTCCAAATGACAGTTTTATAACCTATGTACCAAAGGGTAAAAAGACGATGGCCTACAAAGAGGGAGGTATCATTGTCTGTTCTTCCCATCTTTCGGCATACGATCCAAAAGCGGGTGCGAAAGTGTTGGCTGGACCTGCTCCTCAACCACTAGCGTCCATTGTTTTAGAAGTAGATGATCAAGGGCACATTTGGGCAGTTGGAGTGTTGGGTGCAGATAAGTTTCACGACTATTTTCGTTCATTCAAACCGGAATTGAAAGAGTTTTACCGCAATATCAGAAAAGCAAAAAAGATAGTCAAAGTGAGTGCGAAAACGGTGCCATTGAAAGAGTATACGAAAGAGATAATCCAATACTAA